The Coffea arabica cultivar ET-39 chromosome 2c, Coffea Arabica ET-39 HiFi, whole genome shotgun sequence genome includes the window CATAGCTGCTAGAAAGACTGATTTTTATTCATGGACTGCAGTATCCACTAGCTACATGCTTGTAGCATAGCTGCTGCTTTGCTTTTTGGATATCTTTCCATGCTTTAACAAGCAAGCCCAAGCCTTGAACTTATAAGCCCATAGGATTGACTGGGCATAAGCTGAAAGTCAAGTTGTACGTATAAAAGGATCTGAAAGGTGCTACTACCTTAAAAAACAGCAGAACATTGCTGGCTGAACAAAACATGTAGCTAGGCAactcaaaaattaaaattgtaGCTAGGTAGATGGCAAGTGCTGTCTAGCTTCCAGCTGTTCTTTATCCTCCTATGGAACTCAAAGCCAAGTAAAAAGAGCTTGCTGTTGGATCATAGTCTGCAAGAAACGTGAATAAACAGGGAACTAGTTTTGAAAAAAACCAGTTATATGATCAAATAATCCGAACTTTGACTTTGAAGTTCGCTTTTGGAACCAGATTTGGCGTAAACTTATCAGTTACAATGGTTCAAACTACTCTCATTTTGCAAAGgagaaaatttcaaaagattAACCATAAAAAGCTCTCGTAATTGCAATGGAAAGAAGCGCGTAACAAGTTCATCTACTCATAAAGTTCACTTCATAGGCAACTAATGTACCTAATACTAGGGAGCTGTTTATTAACATTTCTAGTTATGTTAGACCGCCACTTCAAGTCAGCTAAAAACTTTTATCTGCCCTAAAATGACTGATCCGCAGTAGTCTAGGAAGAACAAAGCAAATTCCTGGCAAATGCCTATCTTCATAGCTCAAACAACTGCTAGAATCCCACATaagatttctttctttcctttcaaaAGCAGTATATAATTAGTCCAATGAAAGTTCGTAAGGTTGACACCCAAGAAAAGCTTCATATGCACCATAATAACAAATGCTACGTCACAATCCAATAACTTTTATTCAAAAACGGAAGACCAATCCTAAAATGCCAATTCATTACACAAAATTCCAATTCCAAGAACAGAACTTTCAACTAAAACAGAGCTAGCCCGGATGATTTTACCTGTGAGGAAATGTCAGATACTTGGTCATGGGCACTGTGATGACATTCCTTCTAGCATTAACAGCAGATTTCTGAACAGCAACAGCAACTTCCTTAGCTTTCCCAACTCCAACACCAACTTGTCCCTTTTTATCACCCACAACAACCACAGCCCTGAAATGCAATTGCTTGCCGCCTTTAACAACTTTGGTCACTCTGCTCACTTGCACCACTCTCTCCTCAAACCCATCTTTAACCTTTTCTCTCTGGCCTTGTGAACCAAACCCACTTGTCTTTTTCACCTTAGGATCCATCACATAGATGTCATTTCCAAGAAAAGTTTCACCACTGTATGCTGGCCCATAGATTTCTTCATACCCTCGGGCTATTTCATCTTCTGTCTCAATTGGCCCTTCGTCAAAAGGAGGAGGTGGAACAAAGTCCTCTGGGCGCTCTGGTGGGTCGAATGTGGAGACTTCTTCCGGGTCTACATTGTCAAAATAAATTGTTTCCGCACCACCAGAAGTAGCCTTGACGGGGCTGATTTTTGTGACTTTGGGAAGGAGAAATAGGGAATATTTGGGGTTTTTTAAAGGGGAGAGGGAGGGGTGAGAAGAGGGGAGATGGGAAAGGCGTGGTGGGTGATGAATGGAAAGGGAGGAGAAGGTGGATAAGGAGCTTGGAGAGGCAGCCATGTGGTGGAGGCGGTGGTGGCTGGAGATGGAAGTTATCAGTGGAATAGTGGAGTGTAAGCAAAGGGGGTGAGTCTTATCTCACTTCTCTTTTCCCAGCTGTGAGGGAAGATGAAACGATGAATCGGATTTGGATGCGCCTTTTTTttcgttgtttttttttctcctcctgaGCTGGGGAAAGGTCAGCTTCattaaaaaggagaaaaatattACAGTGTAGAGTAGAGTAGGCGTTGGCATTGTACCTGATGCTGTCCAGAACAACTGAAGAAATGGAGGGCTAAAAATCTGGCAAAAATAAGCAACCGGCCAAAAAGTATATAATGGCGGATAGAGTTGCCTGTACAAAGAACTATTTTCCACAAAATTATACAAATAACTATTGTATGTTTCCCTTGTTTTTTTCGAATATAGATACTAATACAAAGTGGcttggttcaaaattttttttttttgtcactttttAACTTCAAATTTTTACCCTTACAAGAATTAATTTTGCCCTAATTACTTAAGCACAAATTACCAACCCATAAACATTGTAATTATCAAATTAATTATAATATTataggaaaaaatattagtaaaAGATCACAGTTCTCGTTACTAATGAAAGTTCCATatataattaattcatataaagAATAATTCATTTCTAAGTTGCACAAACGCGGCTTAACACTAGTAGTGATTAATTGACTGATCCTTCCCTGCTCTAATGAATTGAGTTTGAGCTGAATCTCGGGACAACCTCCAAGGTTTGTTTGTTCTcctaaataaacaaacaaatttcGATCATTGTAAATGTGCTCAACTGGGATATTGGGCCTCTTCCCCCCCCCCGGCGGGGCCGGGCGAAAAGATGATTTGGGCCTGAAATAAGGTCTAGGCCCATTTTCAATAACATCATCCGAAGAAACCGAAATGGAAACGTGGCATCGGGTCAACACGAGTCATCTACCAAGGGCGAAGGTGGCACCGTCCTCTGCTTTCCCACGTCCATAGAAACATTACAATTTTTTAGACAAAAATCTGTTAGATAAAAGTTTAGGTAAGTTTAGCTTCGATTATTATCACGATTAATATCACTGTGTTCAAACGTGTCTTCGAAATCATAAGTCTCTAATTAATAGATTGTTCATCAATATAAATGTAGTAAGATTCAAATACatgatttttatcaaaaatagaatgtttttatcaaattaaaccaacttatgttgcacaaattaaagacccatggaaaaaaaatatatatatatatatatccaaggATCACATCACCCTGCCGACCATGAATTTT containing:
- the LOC113726036 gene encoding small ribosomal subunit protein uS5c-like, coding for MAASPSSLSTFSSLSIHHPPRLSHLPSSHPSLSPLKNPKYSLFLLPKVTKISPVKATSGGAETIYFDNVDPEEVSTFDPPERPEDFVPPPPFDEGPIETEDEIARGYEEIYGPAYSGETFLGNDIYVMDPKVKKTSGFGSQGQREKVKDGFEERVVQVSRVTKVVKGGKQLHFRAVVVVGDKKGQVGVGVGKAKEVAVAVQKSAVNARRNVITVPMTKYLTFPHRSDADYGAAKVMLRPASPGTGVIAGGAVRIVLELAGVENALGKQLGSNNPLNNARATVVAVLKMRQFSEVAQERGIPMEELWK